In one Amaranthus tricolor cultivar Red isolate AtriRed21 chromosome 8, ASM2621246v1, whole genome shotgun sequence genomic region, the following are encoded:
- the LOC130820743 gene encoding CDK5RAP1-like protein, with the protein MASSSSLASSLSSIINHPHHSLCIQIHRRCTSFSLKPFPSNFRCFQRPSITNWITPTRSFSFSRTFCNLSDGPTLRQFMPRASLSPVEILPECMSDPSEVPQKGRVYHETYGCQMNVNDMEIVLSIMKKAGYTEIVETPESAEVIFINTCAIRDNAEQKVWQRLNYFWFLKRHWKRNVAKGRSQSVCPPKVVVLGCMAERLKDKILDADKMVDVVCGPDAYRDLPRLLEEVDYGQKGINTLLSLEETYADISPVRISKNSISAFVSIMRGCNNMCSFCIVPFTRGRERSRPVDSIVREVEELYKEGVKEVTLLGQNVNSYNDASGVEQDVEPGTHWEYSEGFSSMCKVKTKGLRFSDLLDRLSSEFPEMRFRYTSPHPKDFPDDLLYLMRDRHNICKSIHLPAQSGNSEVLERMRRGYTRETYLDLVEKIRRIIPDVALTSDFICGFCGETEEQFTDTLSLIEAVGYDMAYMFAYSMREKTHAHRNYTDDVPEDVKQRRLQKMIETFRGSTGHRYNIQIGTTQLVLVEGPNPRAPETELIGKSDKGHRVIFTSMPLLDRYGQDETKRTPRIGDFVEVKILKSTTASLIGEACAIAKLSSFYKVAE; encoded by the exons ATGGCGTCGTCTTCTTCATTAGCTTCATCTTTGTCCTCCATTATTAACCATCCTCATCACTCTCTCTGCATTCAAATCCACAGAAGATGCACTTCCTTCTCTCTTAAACCTTTTCCCTCTAATTTCCGTTGCTTCCAACGCCCTTCTATCACCAATTGGATCACCCCTACtcgttctttttctttctctagAACTTTCTGTAATCTCTCTGATGGTCCCACTCTCCGCCAATTCATGCCTCGTGCTTCGCTCTCCCCCGTCGAAATCTTACCAGA ATGTATGTCAGATCCTTCTGAAGTTCCACAAAAAGGTCGTGTTTACCATGAGACGTATGGATGCCAAATGAATGTCAATGACATGGAAATCGTGTTATCTATCATGAAAAAAGCTGGGTATACTGAAATAGTTGAGACTCCTGAGAGTGCAGAGGTTATTTTCATCAATACTTGTGCTATTAGGGACAATGCAGAACAGAAAGTCTGGCAACGACTCAACTACTTTTGGTTTTTGAAGAGGCATTGGAAAAGGAATGTTGCCAAAGGAAGGTCACAGTCTGTCTGCCCTCCCAAGGTTGTAGTCTTGGGATGTATGGCTGAGAGGTTAAAGGATAAGATACTAGATGCAGATAAGATGGTGGATGTTGTGTGTGGACCTGATGCTTATAGGGATCTTCCACGGTTACTGGAGGAGGTAGATTATGGTCAAAAAGGGATAAACACTCTTTTATCTCTTGAAGAAACTTATGCCGACATAAGTCCAGTACGTATTTCGAAAAATTCCATCAGTGCTTTTGTCTCGATTATGAGAGGTTGCAATAATATGTGCTCGTTCTGCATTGTTCCATTCACGAGAGGTAGGGAACGTTCACGCCCTGTGGATTCAATCGTCAGAGAGGTGGAAGAGCTGTATAAAGAAGGGGTTAAAGAAGTAACGCTCCTTGGGCAAAATGTGAATAGTTATAACGATGCGTCAGGGGTTGAACAAGATGTTGAACCTGGAACCCACTGGGAATATAGTGAAGGCTTTTCTAGTATGTGCAAGGTAAAAACAAAGGGTCTGCGCTTTTCTGACCTCTTGGATAGGCTTTCTTCTGAATTTCCTGAGATGCGATTCAGATACACATCACCACACCCCAAAGATTTTCCTGATGATCTGCTCTATCTTATGCGGGATCGACATAATATCTGCAAAAGCATCCATTTACCTGCTCAATCTGGAAATAGTGAAGTACTTGAAAGAATGAGACGAGGCTACACTAGAGAGACATACTTGGATCTTGTTGAAAAAATTCGCAGAATAATTCCTGATGTCGCTCTAACTAGTGACTTCATTTGCG GTTTTTGTGGGGAAACAGAGGAGCAGTTCACTGATACACTGAGCCTCATTGAGGCTGTTGGCTACGACATGGCGTACATGTTTGCCtatagtatgagagagaaaaccCATGCCCACCGAAATTACACCGATGATGTACCCGAAGATGTCAAGCAAAGGAGGCTGCAAAAAATGATCGAGACCTTCCGTGGGAGTACAGGTCATAGGTATAACATTCAGATAGGCACAACCCAGCTCGTGTTGGTTGAAGGCCCTAATCCTAGAGCCCCTGAAACCGAGTTGATTGGTAAGAGCGACAAGGGTCATAGAGTTATATTTACCTCTATGCCGTTGCTTGATAGGTATGGTCAAGATGAGACTAAACGAACACCCAGAATTGGTGATTTTGTGGAAGTCAAAATATTGAAATCCACCACAGCGTCCCTCATTGGGGAAGCTTGTGCAATAGCCAAATTGAGCTCTTTCTACAAGGTTGCAGAGTAA